The following proteins are co-located in the Rhodococcus opacus B4 genome:
- a CDS encoding DUF1304 domain-containing protein: MVAAGLVLAALASALHVYIFVLESVLWTAPRTRATFGTSPEEAAATRELAFNQGFYNLFLAIVTAVGIVAVVIGATAVGSALIFAGAGSMLLAALVLLLSSPDKARAAITQGTLPLLAVLLLALGLAL, encoded by the coding sequence ATGGTCGCCGCGGGTCTTGTTCTTGCCGCACTCGCCAGTGCGCTGCACGTCTACATCTTCGTGCTCGAATCCGTCCTCTGGACCGCTCCGCGCACCCGCGCGACGTTCGGGACCAGCCCCGAAGAAGCCGCCGCCACCAGGGAGCTTGCCTTCAATCAGGGCTTTTACAACCTCTTCCTGGCGATCGTGACGGCGGTCGGCATCGTCGCCGTCGTCATCGGCGCGACCGCGGTCGGATCGGCCCTGATCTTCGCCGGCGCGGGCTCCATGCTGCTCGCGGCGCTCGTGCTCCTGCTGTCGTCGCCCGACAAGGCGCGCGCGGCGATCACCCAGGGAACGCTGCCGCTACTCGCCGTGCTCCTCCTCGCGCTCGGACTGGCGCTGTGA
- a CDS encoding TetR/AcrR family transcriptional regulator, protein MPRTQDFDTAEVVGRARDMFWDKGFEATSIPDLERVTGLNRSSLYNAFTSKRGLFDAAVHDYLDRVVRPRLRILTDEPTRPDAAARYYRSLAGALAALPDDAHGRGCLLLNSAAGFAAHDDAQRSVVEGYQRELSGALVHALRAHDPDASTATLQHRARLLTSLSVSALLLSRVDRDEAVAVANAAVEQLEEWRPAS, encoded by the coding sequence ATGCCGCGCACGCAGGACTTCGACACGGCCGAAGTAGTCGGCCGGGCCCGAGACATGTTCTGGGACAAGGGCTTCGAAGCCACGTCGATACCCGATCTCGAGCGGGTCACGGGTTTGAATCGGTCGAGCCTGTACAACGCATTCACCAGCAAACGCGGGCTCTTCGACGCCGCCGTCCACGACTACCTCGACCGGGTGGTGCGCCCCCGGCTCCGCATCCTCACCGACGAGCCGACCCGCCCCGACGCCGCCGCACGCTACTACCGCAGCCTCGCGGGCGCCCTCGCCGCCCTCCCCGACGACGCCCACGGCCGCGGATGCCTGCTCCTCAACAGTGCCGCCGGTTTCGCCGCACACGACGACGCGCAACGGTCCGTCGTCGAGGGCTACCAGCGCGAACTGTCCGGAGCCCTCGTCCACGCCCTCCGGGCCCACGACCCCGACGCCTCGACCGCCACCCTGCAGCACCGGGCCCGGCTCCTGACATCACTGTCCGTCAGCGCCCTCCTACTGTCGCGAGTCGACCGCGACGAGGCCGTCGCTGTCGCAAACGCGGCCGTCGAGCAGCTCGAGGAATGGCGGCCCGCCTCGTGA
- a CDS encoding AMP-dependent synthetase/ligase, whose amino-acid sequence MTTSAAPSASPTAPGVDAATLCAAFQYTVTKNPESAALRAHGDATSLTRRGYADAVEAIAGGLAGLGVGRGDTVGLMMTNRPEFHLVDTAALHLGAIPFSIYNTSAPDQIEYLLGHAENRVMICERAFLDRIRAAATPHLEHIVVIDPAAVDTDVLSLDDLRTGRPDGFDFEASWRAVQPDDIATLIYTSGTTGPPKGVELTHANLTFVLRTCHERFPFPAQGQCISYLPTAHMADRVFSHYLQMVTGWTITTVQNPAQLFAAVAETHPTWFLGVPRIWEKLRSALLARFQAGASEQRAAIETALDAGLQKVRAEQSGEPVPEDVAAAYAGADAAVFAPLRAQLGLDDVVLLMTGAAPIPAVVHEFFLAIGLPLAEGFGMSETGALGMTNLPGDIRLGSVGKAMPGTEARTADDGELLLRGAHVMRGYRKDPVKTAEAIDDDGWLHTGDIATIDDDGFVRIVDRKKELIINAAGKNMSPVNIESTLKGASPLIGQACCVGDGRPYNVALLVLDPDAAAAFASEHGLPDPSAHAVAQDPRVRAAVARAVENANGQLSRVEQIKRYELLDEEWLPDGAELTPTMKLKRRSIVGKYTDVIEGLYG is encoded by the coding sequence ATGACGACCTCAGCAGCACCGTCGGCATCGCCGACCGCACCCGGCGTTGATGCGGCAACCCTTTGCGCCGCTTTCCAATACACCGTGACGAAGAACCCGGAATCGGCGGCACTCCGCGCCCACGGCGACGCGACCTCACTGACACGCCGCGGATACGCCGACGCGGTGGAGGCCATCGCAGGCGGCCTCGCGGGACTCGGGGTCGGGCGTGGCGACACCGTCGGCCTGATGATGACAAACCGGCCGGAGTTCCACCTCGTCGACACCGCGGCACTCCACCTCGGCGCGATACCGTTCTCGATCTACAACACCTCGGCGCCGGACCAGATCGAATACCTGCTCGGGCACGCCGAGAATCGGGTCATGATCTGCGAGCGAGCGTTTCTCGATCGGATCCGTGCGGCGGCGACACCGCATCTCGAACACATCGTGGTCATCGACCCCGCAGCAGTGGACACGGATGTGCTCTCCCTCGACGACCTGCGGACCGGACGTCCCGACGGCTTCGACTTCGAGGCTTCCTGGCGCGCCGTCCAACCCGACGACATCGCGACCCTCATCTACACCTCCGGGACCACCGGCCCGCCCAAGGGTGTCGAGCTCACGCACGCCAATCTGACGTTCGTTCTCCGAACGTGCCACGAGCGCTTTCCGTTTCCCGCTCAGGGACAGTGCATCTCCTACCTGCCCACCGCGCACATGGCCGACCGCGTGTTCTCGCACTACCTCCAGATGGTCACCGGCTGGACCATTACCACCGTGCAGAACCCGGCGCAGCTGTTCGCTGCGGTAGCGGAGACCCATCCCACCTGGTTCCTCGGGGTTCCTCGCATCTGGGAGAAGCTGCGGTCGGCGCTGCTCGCACGATTCCAGGCAGGTGCGTCCGAACAACGCGCCGCGATCGAGACCGCACTCGACGCCGGGCTGCAGAAGGTCCGAGCCGAACAGTCCGGAGAGCCGGTACCCGAAGACGTCGCCGCCGCCTACGCAGGTGCGGATGCCGCCGTTTTCGCGCCCCTGCGTGCGCAACTCGGCCTCGACGACGTCGTTCTCCTCATGACCGGGGCCGCTCCTATTCCCGCCGTCGTCCACGAGTTCTTCCTGGCAATCGGGCTGCCGTTGGCAGAGGGATTCGGCATGTCCGAGACCGGGGCCCTGGGTATGACCAACCTCCCCGGCGACATCCGGCTCGGCAGCGTCGGCAAAGCGATGCCCGGGACCGAGGCGCGCACCGCCGACGACGGCGAACTCCTGCTCCGCGGAGCGCATGTCATGCGCGGATACCGGAAGGACCCGGTCAAGACCGCGGAGGCCATCGACGACGACGGCTGGCTGCACACCGGCGACATCGCGACGATCGACGACGACGGCTTCGTCCGGATCGTGGATCGCAAGAAGGAGCTGATCATCAATGCGGCAGGAAAGAACATGTCGCCCGTCAACATCGAAAGCACGCTGAAGGGTGCGTCTCCGCTCATCGGGCAGGCGTGCTGCGTCGGTGACGGGCGACCCTACAACGTCGCACTGCTCGTGCTCGACCCCGACGCCGCAGCGGCATTCGCGTCCGAACACGGACTGCCCGACCCGTCGGCTCACGCAGTCGCGCAGGATCCCCGAGTGCGGGCTGCGGTGGCGAGGGCCGTCGAGAATGCGAACGGTCAGCTGTCCCGCGTCGAGCAGATCAAACGGTACGAACTCCTCGACGAAGAATGGTTGCCGGACGGTGCGGAACTCACCCCGACGATGAAGCTCAAGCGCCGGTCGATCGTGGGCAAGTACACCGATGTGATCGAGGGCCTGTACGGCTGA
- a CDS encoding MCE family protein has product MILTRFVRIQLTIFSILTVVALTVMGLHYMRLPALAGIGQYTLTVDLPTSGGLYGTANVTYRGATIGTVTDVVPTASGARATLRVDSSTKIPADARAEVHSRSAIGEQYVDLVPSGIDGPYLQDGDVIPVDRTSVPQDIAPMFDTVNKGLEAIPEDKLATLIDESYNAFNGTGEDIQRLLESSSAVAATAADTADPTSRLIEDAAPFLRSQVDSGPALQEWVRHLREVSAQAAGRDAQVRSIFQTAPAASTELTELFRRLRPTTPILLANLTRLGQVAVTYNRSLEQALVLVPPSVGLMKTMTVPNEDSTGAALMDFNLNLNTSPPCTTGFLPASERRDGSAVDSPVRTSDPIYCAVPQDADVASRGARNMPCMDKPGKRAPTVEICKSDEEYVPKGTNPWVGNPTPTTDNPLAAEGNAAFDAIGVPQPAAAPASVGTAGYNPSTGEYRGADGQVYRQSNLAPGGVPTLENLLTQGR; this is encoded by the coding sequence GTGATACTCACGCGTTTCGTCCGCATCCAGTTGACCATCTTCAGCATCCTCACGGTGGTGGCGCTGACGGTGATGGGTCTGCACTACATGCGCCTTCCCGCGCTCGCCGGAATCGGCCAGTACACACTCACCGTCGACCTGCCCACGAGCGGTGGCCTCTACGGCACCGCCAACGTCACCTACCGCGGTGCCACGATCGGTACGGTCACCGATGTCGTACCGACGGCCTCGGGCGCCCGGGCCACCCTGCGAGTCGACAGTTCCACGAAGATTCCCGCCGACGCCCGCGCCGAGGTGCACAGCCGATCGGCGATCGGCGAGCAGTACGTCGATCTTGTCCCGTCCGGGATCGACGGCCCGTACCTGCAGGACGGCGATGTCATCCCCGTCGACCGGACATCGGTTCCGCAGGACATCGCCCCGATGTTCGACACCGTCAACAAGGGTCTCGAGGCCATCCCCGAGGACAAGCTCGCCACCCTCATCGACGAAAGCTACAACGCCTTCAACGGAACCGGCGAAGACATTCAACGACTGCTCGAATCGTCGAGCGCGGTGGCGGCCACCGCCGCCGACACCGCCGATCCCACCTCCCGCCTCATCGAAGACGCAGCACCGTTCCTCCGATCCCAGGTGGACAGCGGTCCGGCCCTGCAGGAATGGGTACGACACCTGCGCGAGGTCAGCGCGCAGGCGGCCGGACGTGACGCGCAGGTGCGCAGCATCTTCCAGACCGCACCGGCGGCGTCGACTGAGCTGACGGAACTGTTCCGGCGACTGCGCCCGACGACGCCGATCCTGCTGGCCAATCTCACCCGCCTCGGCCAGGTCGCAGTCACCTACAACCGGTCTCTCGAGCAGGCTTTGGTGCTGGTGCCCCCGAGCGTCGGCCTGATGAAGACGATGACCGTCCCGAACGAGGACTCGACGGGTGCGGCGTTGATGGACTTCAACCTCAACCTCAACACCTCCCCACCCTGCACCACAGGATTCCTCCCGGCGTCCGAGCGGCGCGACGGTTCGGCGGTCGACTCGCCGGTCCGGACGTCCGACCCGATCTACTGCGCCGTTCCTCAGGACGCCGACGTCGCTTCGCGCGGTGCCCGGAACATGCCGTGCATGGACAAGCCGGGCAAACGGGCACCCACCGTCGAAATCTGTAAGAGCGATGAAGAATACGTGCCGAAGGGCACCAACCCCTGGGTGGGCAATCCCACCCCGACCACAGACAACCCGCTCGCGGCGGAGGGCAACGCCGCATTCGACGCGATCGGTGTCCCGCAACCTGCCGCCGCGCCGGCGTCGGTGGGAACTGCGGGTTACAACCCCTCCACCGGTGAGTACCGGGGCGCCGACGGACAGGTCTACCGCCAGTCCAACCTGGCACCGGGCGGGGTGCCCACTCTCGAAAATCTGCTGACCCAAGGACGCTGA
- a CDS encoding MCE family protein, translating into MMFRHKPLRRSIGLALTGLSAALLTSCGWEGANSLPLPGTEGSGEGSYTVTIQMPNVTSIQRNSRVRVHDVTVGNVTDVQLQDWHALVTVRLDGGVALPKNATAKIGQTSLLGSLHVELAEPLDEAPSGSLGDGDTIPLDHADQYPTTEQTLAAVSVVLNGGGLGQLQEIDTQLNAALGGRESDVRTFLTQLDTFTSALNTQKDDILTALEGLDRLALTANEQTQTLESALERIPPAIETLNRQKDNLTGSVTSVGNFADVANRTVTAGSEDIQQNLRDLAPTLRELANAGPGLAGSLGMLPTFPWPLAGLPKYIQGDAGNLSATLDLTLGRIDANFLQGTPLAGTLYNAETALGRTVGRMPTADKNPLTAPLESVVIRGGQ; encoded by the coding sequence ATGATGTTCCGGCACAAACCCCTACGACGGTCGATCGGTCTCGCGTTGACCGGGCTGTCCGCGGCACTGCTCACCAGCTGCGGCTGGGAAGGCGCGAACTCACTGCCGCTCCCCGGAACCGAGGGATCGGGAGAGGGCTCGTACACCGTGACCATCCAGATGCCGAACGTCACGTCGATCCAGCGCAACAGCCGCGTCCGGGTACACGACGTGACCGTCGGGAACGTCACCGACGTGCAATTGCAGGACTGGCACGCCCTGGTCACCGTGCGGCTCGACGGCGGTGTCGCCCTGCCGAAGAACGCCACCGCGAAGATCGGGCAGACCAGCCTGCTCGGCTCGCTCCACGTCGAGCTCGCCGAGCCGCTCGACGAGGCCCCGAGCGGCTCCCTCGGGGACGGCGACACCATCCCGCTCGATCATGCGGATCAATACCCCACCACCGAACAGACCCTGGCGGCCGTGTCGGTGGTACTCAACGGTGGCGGTCTCGGCCAGCTGCAGGAGATCGACACCCAGCTCAACGCCGCCCTCGGCGGCCGCGAATCGGACGTGCGCACCTTCCTGACTCAACTCGACACGTTCACCAGCGCACTCAACACCCAGAAGGACGACATCCTGACGGCGCTGGAGGGACTCGATCGGCTCGCGCTCACCGCGAACGAGCAGACGCAGACCCTCGAGAGCGCTCTCGAACGGATACCTCCGGCCATCGAGACCCTCAACCGGCAGAAGGACAACTTGACCGGGTCCGTGACATCGGTCGGCAATTTCGCCGACGTCGCCAACCGAACGGTGACAGCCGGCTCGGAGGACATTCAGCAGAACCTGCGGGATCTCGCGCCGACCCTGCGCGAGTTGGCGAACGCCGGACCGGGCCTCGCCGGTTCACTGGGCATGCTTCCCACCTTTCCGTGGCCGCTGGCCGGTCTCCCGAAATACATTCAGGGCGACGCGGGCAATCTCTCCGCCACCCTCGACCTCACTCTGGGCCGCATCGATGCGAACTTCCTCCAGGGCACGCCGCTCGCCGGCACCCTCTACAACGCGGAAACCGCCCTGGGCCGCACCGTCGGCCGGATGCCGACCGCGGACAAGAACCCGTTGACCGCTCCGCTCGAGTCGGTCGTGATCCGAGGTGGACAGTGA
- a CDS encoding MCE family protein: protein MSTMLNALRRSRRVWIAALVVVAVAVVAATGWSLYRTSSTTTVTAYFANTNGIYVGDQVKILGVDVGKIDEIEPDGERMKVTFHYDSQYQVPQDAKAAILSPSLVTSRAIQLTPAYTGGPALADRDEIPLERTAVPIEWDDFRAQLQHLSESLGPTEQSANGPLGQFVNDAADSLSGKGTDIHTTLTKLSEAMSTLSDGRDDVFATVRNLQVFVSALAASDQQIVQLNHNLASVSGVLTNSDQELATSLDSVDALVHRIGQFIGDNREGLGKSVDDLAAVTTMLNESRPDIEQLLHVLPNTLQNFYNIYQPAQGSMTGALAVTQMQNPIQFICGAIQAASQKGAAESAKLCVQHLAPVLNLIQMNYPPAGANPITSVQVRPDQIDYSQDSLRGTVPTAPVRTIDARGGIPGLLGLATPTTSGGR, encoded by the coding sequence ATGTCGACCATGTTGAACGCACTCCGACGCTCACGCCGCGTCTGGATCGCCGCGCTCGTCGTGGTGGCCGTCGCCGTCGTCGCTGCCACCGGGTGGAGTCTCTACCGCACGAGTTCCACGACGACGGTGACGGCGTACTTCGCGAACACCAACGGAATCTACGTCGGCGACCAGGTGAAGATCCTCGGCGTCGACGTCGGAAAGATCGACGAGATCGAGCCCGACGGTGAACGGATGAAGGTCACCTTCCATTATGACTCGCAGTATCAGGTTCCCCAGGATGCCAAGGCTGCAATCCTCTCACCGAGCCTCGTCACCTCACGGGCGATCCAGCTGACCCCCGCCTACACCGGAGGGCCCGCGCTCGCCGATCGGGACGAGATTCCCCTCGAACGCACCGCGGTGCCGATCGAGTGGGACGACTTCCGCGCCCAGCTCCAGCACCTCTCCGAGTCACTCGGCCCCACCGAGCAGAGCGCCAACGGCCCGCTCGGCCAATTCGTCAACGATGCCGCGGATTCACTCAGCGGCAAGGGAACCGACATCCACACCACCCTGACCAAGCTGTCCGAGGCGATGTCGACACTGTCCGACGGGCGGGACGACGTGTTCGCCACAGTGCGCAATCTGCAGGTGTTCGTCTCCGCGCTCGCCGCGAGCGACCAGCAGATCGTCCAGCTCAATCACAATCTGGCGTCGGTTTCCGGCGTCCTCACCAACTCCGACCAGGAGCTCGCGACTTCACTCGACAGCGTGGACGCCCTCGTTCACCGCATCGGTCAGTTCATCGGCGACAACCGGGAAGGTCTCGGCAAGTCCGTCGACGACCTTGCCGCGGTGACGACGATGCTGAACGAATCACGTCCCGACATCGAGCAGCTTCTCCACGTCCTGCCGAACACATTGCAGAACTTCTACAACATCTACCAGCCGGCGCAGGGCTCGATGACCGGTGCGCTGGCGGTGACGCAGATGCAGAACCCCATCCAATTCATCTGCGGCGCAATTCAGGCCGCGAGCCAGAAGGGGGCTGCAGAATCGGCGAAACTCTGCGTCCAGCATCTCGCCCCGGTGCTCAACCTGATTCAGATGAACTACCCCCCTGCAGGCGCCAACCCGATCACCAGCGTCCAGGTGCGCCCCGACCAGATCGACTACAGCCAGGACTCGCTGCGCGGCACAGTGCCGACGGCACCGGTGCGCACGATCGACGCCCGCGGCGGCATCCCGGGCCTGCTCGGGCTGGCCACACCGACGACGAGTGGAGGCCGATGA
- a CDS encoding MCE family protein, with protein sequence MIRSKTARMGLIGIAITLIVVLTSMNFEKLQYLTTSSRYSAYFGDTGGLLSGDKVMIAGVEVGKVHSVELDGDKVLIEFTADGVRLGSKTELSIKTRTVLGNKYLQVTPRGGDDLLATDDVIPLAQTTTPYLLTDALGDLTTTISGLDTDKLTGALQTLGDTLDQTQPNLSAALDGMSRFSDTVSSRDQLIQDLSRNAESVTGVLSERSNQIDRLLVDGNTLFASLEQRRHAIDTLLGNVTAVTAQVNGLVDDNEAQLRPVLDQLNTTTSLLNQQKDNLAASLKPLSQYATSLGESVASGPFFKAYIMNLLPGQYLQPFIDAAFAEQGIGPGTLNGQNTFPVTCGDNSAPGAVPPGSTTPLPNPSNCPVQPGELPVANSTQAPAAPALPALPQISIPGLPPLPGLGG encoded by the coding sequence ATGATTCGCTCCAAGACCGCACGAATGGGCCTGATCGGTATTGCGATCACCCTCATCGTCGTGCTCACCTCCATGAACTTCGAGAAGTTGCAGTACCTGACCACGTCCTCCCGCTATTCGGCGTACTTCGGTGACACCGGCGGCCTGCTCAGCGGCGACAAGGTCATGATCGCCGGCGTCGAGGTCGGCAAGGTCCACTCCGTCGAACTCGACGGGGACAAGGTCCTCATCGAGTTCACGGCGGACGGAGTCCGCCTCGGCAGCAAGACGGAACTGTCGATCAAGACGCGGACGGTGCTCGGGAACAAGTACCTCCAGGTCACACCGCGCGGCGGCGACGACCTCCTCGCCACGGACGACGTCATCCCGCTCGCCCAGACCACCACGCCGTACCTGCTCACGGACGCGCTCGGCGACCTCACCACGACGATCAGTGGACTCGACACCGACAAACTGACCGGCGCCCTGCAGACGCTGGGCGACACGCTCGATCAGACTCAACCGAACCTCAGCGCGGCACTGGACGGAATGTCCCGCTTCTCGGACACGGTGAGCTCCCGGGACCAACTGATTCAGGATCTGTCCCGCAACGCCGAATCGGTCACGGGTGTGCTGTCCGAGAGGAGCAATCAGATCGACAGGCTGCTTGTCGACGGCAACACCCTGTTCGCTTCGCTCGAGCAGCGCCGCCACGCAATCGACACTTTGCTCGGCAATGTCACGGCGGTGACGGCGCAGGTGAATGGTCTCGTCGACGACAACGAAGCACAACTGCGGCCGGTGCTCGACCAGCTGAACACGACGACCAGCCTGCTGAACCAGCAGAAGGACAATCTCGCGGCGTCACTGAAGCCGTTGTCGCAGTATGCGACGTCCCTCGGTGAGTCCGTGGCCTCCGGTCCGTTCTTCAAGGCCTACATCATGAATTTGCTGCCGGGCCAGTACCTGCAGCCGTTCATCGACGCCGCGTTCGCGGAGCAGGGCATAGGCCCCGGCACCCTGAACGGGCAGAACACCTTCCCGGTGACCTGTGGCGACAACAGCGCACCGGGCGCCGTTCCCCCCGGGAGCACGACCCCATTGCCGAACCCGAGCAACTGCCCCGTGCAGCCCGGTGAGCTACCGGTCGCGAACTCGACGCAGGCCCCCGCGGCACCCGCCCTGCCGGCGTTGCCGCAGATCTCGATTCCCGGCCTGCCCCCACTGCCCGGATTGGGTGGATAG
- a CDS encoding MCE family protein — MKISATATKLAIFSIVMVLFTAAVVIVFGQFRFGSERQYSAVFDDVSGLRDNEFVRVAGVEVGKVTSVDVREDSTAMVTFTLTKNVPLTESTRAAVKFSNLIGDHYLELVEGSGPLTPLGEGDTIPVERTVPALDLDALINGFRPLFKALDPEQVNALSGSLVDVFQGQGGTIDHFLQQAGQLTSVLADRDQLIGAVIGNLNTLLGTVDRRNAEFNQGIDQLQQLVSRLGEQSDPLGDALVHIDDASSSMAALLESTRPDIKEDITQAGRLSDQVVADQDYINWAFNSLPAAYNKLSRLGLFGDFFTFYLCDVQLKVNGPNGDPVYIPIVGQRAGRCTPK; from the coding sequence ATGAAGATTTCAGCAACCGCAACGAAACTCGCGATCTTCTCCATCGTGATGGTGCTCTTCACCGCAGCGGTCGTCATCGTCTTCGGTCAGTTCCGCTTCGGCAGCGAAAGACAGTACAGCGCCGTGTTCGACGACGTGTCCGGGCTCCGGGACAACGAATTCGTCCGGGTTGCGGGCGTCGAGGTCGGCAAGGTGACATCGGTCGACGTGCGGGAGGACTCCACGGCGATGGTGACCTTCACGCTGACGAAGAACGTGCCCCTCACCGAATCGACCCGTGCGGCGGTGAAGTTCAGCAACCTCATCGGTGATCACTACCTCGAACTCGTCGAAGGGTCCGGCCCGCTCACACCGCTGGGCGAAGGCGACACCATCCCCGTCGAACGCACGGTCCCGGCACTGGATCTCGACGCGCTGATCAACGGATTCCGGCCACTGTTCAAGGCGCTCGACCCCGAACAGGTCAACGCGTTGTCCGGCTCCCTCGTCGACGTCTTTCAGGGACAGGGCGGCACCATCGACCACTTCCTGCAGCAAGCCGGACAGCTGACGTCGGTCCTCGCCGACCGCGACCAGCTGATCGGTGCCGTGATCGGCAACCTCAACACCCTGCTCGGCACCGTCGACCGACGGAACGCCGAGTTCAACCAGGGCATTGATCAACTCCAGCAACTCGTCTCCCGGCTGGGGGAGCAGTCGGACCCCCTGGGCGACGCCCTCGTCCACATCGACGACGCGTCGAGTTCGATGGCCGCGCTCCTCGAATCGACGCGTCCGGACATCAAGGAAGACATCACCCAGGCCGGCCGGCTGTCCGACCAGGTGGTCGCCGACCAGGACTACATCAACTGGGCGTTCAATTCCCTTCCCGCGGCCTACAACAAACTGTCGAGGCTCGGCCTGTTCGGCGACTTCTTCACGTTCTACCTCTGCGATGTGCAGCTGAAGGTGAACGGTCCGAACGGAGATCCCGTGTACATACCGATCGTCGGCCAGCGGGCCGGGAGGTGCACTCCAAAATGA
- a CDS encoding MCE family protein: MISRRSAKSHYHPPPLKTKGAALVLGLAAILFGCLLSFKGAFTSTVPLTVVSDRSGLVMDQGAKVQLNGVQIGKVRDIDHVADGASLQLDIDEQWFGLLTADTVAEIKATTAFGSKYVALEVPDGSSGEPLAAGHKVRSRNVTTEINTVFENLTSVTEHVDAAKLNATLGAVATGLRGRGDQLGTTFTDANTFLAAVNPTLPTLANDWRDTAITADTYTQAVPDFMALLGNASVTSDTLVAEEKPLESTLQAFRTMGDEGFGIASENEKNFLDTMRLFVPTTALLAEYSPEYACLFQQAATTAEAEQRFGAGNTGYSLELDAGIMPGDDNYTYPENLPIVQGRGGPGGAPGCYPEITKDMFPTPHLVVDGGANIANATAPRAGSPSFVEYLFGTAVGGVAPR, from the coding sequence ATGATCTCGAGAAGAAGTGCCAAGTCGCACTATCACCCGCCGCCGCTGAAAACGAAGGGCGCAGCGCTCGTCCTCGGACTCGCGGCGATTCTGTTCGGCTGCCTGCTGTCCTTCAAAGGCGCGTTCACCAGCACGGTTCCCCTGACCGTCGTGTCGGACCGATCCGGCCTCGTGATGGATCAGGGAGCCAAGGTGCAGCTGAACGGAGTCCAGATCGGCAAGGTCCGTGACATCGACCACGTGGCCGACGGCGCGAGCCTGCAACTCGACATCGACGAGCAGTGGTTCGGCCTCCTCACCGCCGATACGGTCGCGGAGATCAAAGCCACCACCGCGTTCGGGTCGAAATACGTGGCCCTCGAGGTTCCGGACGGATCGTCGGGCGAGCCGCTCGCGGCAGGACACAAAGTGCGTTCACGCAACGTCACGACCGAGATCAACACGGTGTTCGAGAATTTGACGTCTGTCACCGAGCACGTCGACGCGGCAAAGCTGAACGCGACACTCGGCGCGGTCGCTACCGGTCTGCGCGGCCGCGGTGATCAACTCGGCACTACGTTCACCGACGCCAACACCTTCCTGGCAGCGGTCAATCCGACCCTGCCCACCCTCGCGAACGACTGGCGCGACACCGCCATCACGGCAGATACCTACACACAGGCGGTGCCCGACTTCATGGCATTGCTCGGCAACGCCAGCGTCACCTCGGACACCCTGGTAGCCGAGGAGAAGCCGCTCGAGTCCACCCTCCAGGCCTTCCGGACGATGGGCGACGAGGGATTCGGTATCGCATCCGAGAACGAAAAGAACTTCCTCGACACCATGAGACTGTTCGTACCCACGACGGCGCTGCTGGCCGAATACAGCCCCGAGTACGCCTGCCTCTTCCAGCAGGCCGCAACGACCGCGGAGGCCGAGCAGCGCTTCGGTGCCGGAAATACCGGTTACTCACTCGAACTGGATGCGGGAATCATGCCCGGTGACGACAACTACACGTATCCCGAGAATCTTCCGATCGTCCAGGGGCGGGGCGGCCCCGGTGGCGCTCCCGGCTGCTATCCGGAGATCACCAAGGACATGTTCCCGACCCCGCACCTGGTGGTCGACGGCGGCGCGAACATCGCGAACGCGACCGCGCCCCGCGCGGGATCGCCGAGCTTCGTGGAGTACCTCTTCGGCACGGCCGTGGGAGGGGTGGCCCCGCGATGA